One Salvia splendens isolate huo1 chromosome 12, SspV2, whole genome shotgun sequence genomic window carries:
- the LOC121757629 gene encoding uncharacterized protein LOC121757629, producing MEPLTTPNPDKFSRMLGLSFKGSNINGNIWIFMEEGMDFDVVDDSEQLLHGRFTCRIPAPILISAVYAKCTRGERHALWEKMRDITQVSEGLPWFIGGDFNTILSSRDRLGSDTNRQAEMVDFAEAIEDCRLLDPGYDGSEFTWAKNGLMERLDRVLISETTSQMFDAIRVTNLPRIASDHGPLLVRSRLPNTQGGW from the coding sequence atggagccgcttaccACCCCTAACCCGGACAAATTCTCGAGAATGCTGGGGTTATCTTTCAAGGGGTCGAACATCAATGGGAATATATGGATCTTCatggaggaagggatggattttgacGTGGTGGATGACTCGGAACAGCTGTTGCATGGGAGGTTCACTTGCCGGATCCCTGCCCCTATTTTGATCTCGGCCGTAtatgctaaatgcacgagaGGGGAGCGGCATGCACTCTGGGAGAAGATGAGGGACATTACCCAAGTATCGGAAGGATTGCCTTGGtttattggaggggacttcaacacaatcctctccTCTCGAGATAGGTTGGGGAGCGACACAAACCGACAGGCTGAAATGGTGGATTTTGCCGAGGCCATAGAGGACTGCAGACTATTGGACCCAGGCTATGATGGGTCAGAATTCACTTGGGCTAAGAATGGCCTCATGGAAAGGTTGGATAGGGTGCTGATTAGTGAGACGACGTCCCAAATGTTTgatgcaataagagtcacaAACCTCCCCCGCATTGCTTCGGATCATGGCCCGCTCCTTGTCAGAAGTAGGCTGCCCAACACCCAAGGGGGGTGGTAG